In the genome of Gemmatimonadales bacterium, the window CTTGGCGGAATCGCTCGCGAACGCCTGCGCGAGCGGCACGGGCCGCATGGACCACCGGGTGCAGGCGGCGGGCATGAGCACCGCCAACACGAGAAGCAAACGCGTCGTCACTCCCATCAGCGCACCCCGGGCCGGCGTGCACCCTAGCGCCCCACCGTCACTCGAGCGTCAGGCCGCCGACCCACCGTACGCGTCGCGCGCCAGGTCCGCAACGGGAGCGGAAATGTCCACTTGCCCGCGGCTTCCGAGTCCCTTACCGTGCCTCGCATGACGTCCAAGCCGAAGCGGGAGATCGTGCCGGCTGGCCGCCGGAAGGGCGCGCGCGCCGTCGCCGACGCGCTGCTCGCGGCTCGCCGCATCGTGATGACGACGCACGTCAACTCCGACGGCGACGGCATCGGCAGTGAGGTCGCGCTGGTGCACCTGCTCGAGGCGCTGGGCAAGGACGTGCGCATCGCGAACCCGACGCCGATCCCTCCGCGCTTCGCCTTCCTCGTCAGTCCGGTGAAGCGGCACGACTGCACCGAGCGCGCGGTCGCCGCCCTGCGCGATGCGGATCTGTTCCTGGTGCTCGACATCTCGGACCTCGGCCGCCTCGGCCAGCTGGCCGAGACGATTCACGGCCGGGACGTCGTCACGGCCTGCGTGGACCATCACCTCTCGCCCGGCACGCTGCCCAAGGGGCCGCGCCTGGTGGACGCCGCGGCCTCCGCGACCGCCGAGCTGGTCTTCGACCTGGCCGAGGTCGCGGGCTGGCGGCTCACGGCCGACGCGGCCCGCGCGCTCTACGTGGGCCTGCTGACCGACACGGGAGGCTTCCGGTTCGCGAACACCTCGCCCCGCACACTGCGCGTCGCGGCCTCGCTGCTCGAGTGCGGCCTGGACCCCGAGCGCATCTACGAGCAGGTGTACGCGACCGCGCCCGTCGGCCGCCTGCGACTCACCGCGGAGGTGCTGGAGACGCTCGTGGTGGAGCCGGAGATCGGACTCTCGTGGATCACGGTGCCGGCCGGCGCGCTGGAGCGGCACGGCGTGAGCGCCGACGACCTAGACGGCCTGGTCGAGCTGGCGCGCTCGGTGCAGGGCACCCGGCTGGCGTTGCTGTTCCGCACCCTGGCGAGCGGCAGGATCAAGGTGTCGTTCCGCTCCGTCGGCGACGTGGACGTGGCTGCCTTTGCCCAGCCCTTCGGCGGCGGCGGCCACGCGAAGGCCTCGGGTGCGTCCATTCCCGGCACGCTGGACGAGGTGCAGGGCCAGGTCCTCGCAGCGGCACGGCGCTTGCTCTCCAATGGGCGGGTTTCTTGACCCTCATCCGAACGCCCAACTAATTTGCGACCGGAGTGGTCGCATATGCGGGAGCGAGCAGTGGCGACCACGCTGGAGAAGATCGAGGAAGTGCTGGGGACAGTGCGCCCGGCGATCCAGATGGACGGCGGAGACGTGGAGTTGGTGGACTTCGACGAGAGTGAAGGTCTCGTGACGGTGCGTCTGATGGGCCATTGCGTGGGTTGCCCGATGTCGCGGGCCACGCTGAAGCAGGGGATCGAAGCGCGCCTGAAGATGGCGGTGCCGGAAGTCCGCGGCGTCGCGGCGGTGTGAGCGGCGTGGCGGACGGCGATCTCAAGGCCAGGGTCGAGGCCGCGCTGCGGAAGGTGATGAACCCGCGGCTCGAGCGGGACGTGGTCGCGGCGGGCATGGTGGAGGACATCGCGGTGGAGGCCGGCGGCCAGGTCCGCATCGCCTTCGCCCTGGGGCGCGAGGACCCGGCCACGCTGGTGCGCGAGGCGCGGCTCGCGGCCCAGGCAGTGCCCGGGGTGGCGGGCGTGAAGATGCAGGTGGCGGGTGGCGCGCAGCAGCAGCCGGCCACGACGCCCAAGACCGTGCCGCCGCCCACGGCGCGCGAGCTGCCGAACCTCGGCCGGGTGATCGCGGTCTCGAGCGGCAAGGGCGGGGTGGGCAAGTCCACCGTCGCGGTGAACCTCGCGGCGGCGCTGGCGGCCGGTGCGGGCCAGCGGGTCGGCGTGATGGACGCGGACGTGTACGGCCCGAATGTCCCGCGGATGCTCGGCATCCTGGACCAGCGGCCCGAGGTCGCCGGCGGCCGGATCCAGCCGATCCAGGCGCACGGCGTGAAGGTGATGTCGCTCGGCAACCTGGTCGAGCGCGACGCCGCGGCCATCTGGCGCGGCCCCATCATCATGAAGATCATCCAGCAGTTCCTCTCCGACGTGGCATGGGGCCAGCTCGACTACCTGCTGGTGGACATGCCGCCCGGCACCGGCGACGCCCAGCTGAGCCTGGTGCAGTCGGTGCAGGTGACGGGCGCGATCATCGTGACCACGCCGCAGGAAGTCGCGGTGGGCGACGCGCTGCGCGGCGCGAAGATGTTCGAGAAGGTCGGCGTGCCGGTGCTCGGGATCGTGGAGAACATGTCGTACTTCCACTGCCCGCACTGCGGGCAGCGCACCGACGTCTTCTCGAGCGGCGGGGGCCGGCGCCTGGCGGCGGAGCTGGATTTGCCGCTGCTGGCCGAGATCCCGCTGCAGGCGCGGATCCAGGAGCTGGGCGAGGCGGGCACGCCGGTGGTGCTCGCGGAGCCCGGGTCGCCGGCGGCCCTGGCCTTCGCCGCGCTCGCGGCGGCTCTGCAGGAGCGCACGGCCGCGGCGGCGGTGCGCCTTCCGATCGTCGCATCCTAGAGACGCCCGCCGTTCTGGCCGTCCTGCTCGCCGCCGCGGCTGCGGCGCCGGCGCGCGCGCAGGACTCCGTTCCCGCTCCCGACTCGAGCGTCCGGGCCACGGCGGCCGAGACGGCCGCAGGCCAGGATCTGATCTACAGCGGCCGGTTCGAGGCCGCGGGCCTGTTCTTCACCCGGCTCGCCGAGCTGCATCCGCAGGATGCGGTGGGCCCGGCCCTGGCGGCGTCGGCGCTGATCTGGTGGGGCACGGCGCAGCAGGACGACGGGTTCGCCGAGGACTCGGTGGAGGCGCTGCTCGCGGAAGCCGCGTCGCGCGCCGAGCGGGCGGCGGCGGCCGCGACGACGGACTCGGCCCGGGTCGCGGCGCTGTTCTGGCTCGGGACGGCGACGGGCTACCGGGCGCGGCAGGCGGAGCTGCACGGGCACTACTGGCGGGCGGCGCGCGACGCGCGACGGATGCGCGCGGCGCTCGGCAAGGCTCTGGCCCTCGACTCGACCTGCGTGGACTGCGAGCTGGGCCTGGGGGTGTACGAGTACGCGCTGGCGCGCGCCGGGCTGCTGGCGCGGCTGGTGGCGCACATCATCGGCCTGGGCGGCGGCGACGCGGCGGCGGCGCTGGAGCGGCTGCGACGGGTGAGCCGCGACGGCACCGTGGCCCGGCTCGAGGCCCAATGGGTCTACGCCAACGCGCTGGTGCGCGAGGGCGCCTCCGACGCCGCGCTGCGCGAGGAGGGCCGCCGCATCGTGGGCGACCTCGCGGCCCGCTTCCCCGACAACCCGGTCTTCCGCCGCTTCCTGGACTCGGCCCCCCGGACGCCGTGACCGCCGCGGTGACCGGCGCGCCGGCCAGCGACCTGGTCTCGGGCCCGCTGCCGCGCGCAATCATGCGCGTGGCGGTGCCGGCCATCGGCTCGGCGCTGCTGCAGCTCGCGTTCCTGCTGATCGACGTCTTCTGGGTCGGCCGGACGCTCGGCCCGGCGGCGCTGGCGGCGATCTCCACGGCCGGCTTCGCGGTGTGGATGCTACTCGCCGTGGGCGAGATGATCGCGGTCGGGCTCACGGCGGTGGCCGCCCGCCGCCACGGCGAGGGCGCGCCGGCCCTGGCGGCGGTCGCGTCCGGCACGACGCTGATGCTGGCGCTCGTGACGGGGGTGGTGGTCGCCATCGTCGGCTGGCAGCTGCTGCCGGCGCTGTTCGCGGTGATGCGCACCCCGCCCGAGGTCACCGCGCTGGGGCGCACCTGGCTCTCGACCTACCTGCTGGGCACGCCGCTGGTGCTGGGCTTCTACGCCGCGGAGGCCACGTTCCGCGCGTCGGGCGACACGCGCACTCCGCTGGCGCTGCTGTCGTTGTCGGTGCTGGTGACGCTGGTGATGGACCCGGTGCTGATCCTGGGGCTCGGGCCGGCGCCGGCGATGGGCATCGCCGGCGCCGCGGTCGCGGCGGTGGGCACGCGGGCCCTGGGACTCGCGTTCGGCTTC includes:
- a CDS encoding bifunctional oligoribonuclease/PAP phosphatase NrnA; protein product: MTSKPKREIVPAGRRKGARAVADALLAARRIVMTTHVNSDGDGIGSEVALVHLLEALGKDVRIANPTPIPPRFAFLVSPVKRHDCTERAVAALRDADLFLVLDISDLGRLGQLAETIHGRDVVTACVDHHLSPGTLPKGPRLVDAAASATAELVFDLAEVAGWRLTADAARALYVGLLTDTGGFRFANTSPRTLRVAASLLECGLDPERIYEQVYATAPVGRLRLTAEVLETLVVEPEIGLSWITVPAGALERHGVSADDLDGLVELARSVQGTRLALLFRTLASGRIKVSFRSVGDVDVAAFAQPFGGGGHAKASGASIPGTLDEVQGQVLAAARRLLSNGRVS
- a CDS encoding NifU family protein — its product is MRERAVATTLEKIEEVLGTVRPAIQMDGGDVELVDFDESEGLVTVRLMGHCVGCPMSRATLKQGIEARLKMAVPEVRGVAAV
- a CDS encoding Mrp/NBP35 family ATP-binding protein — encoded protein: MADGDLKARVEAALRKVMNPRLERDVVAAGMVEDIAVEAGGQVRIAFALGREDPATLVREARLAAQAVPGVAGVKMQVAGGAQQQPATTPKTVPPPTARELPNLGRVIAVSSGKGGVGKSTVAVNLAAALAAGAGQRVGVMDADVYGPNVPRMLGILDQRPEVAGGRIQPIQAHGVKVMSLGNLVERDAAAIWRGPIIMKIIQQFLSDVAWGQLDYLLVDMPPGTGDAQLSLVQSVQVTGAIIVTTPQEVAVGDALRGAKMFEKVGVPVLGIVENMSYFHCPHCGQRTDVFSSGGGRRLAAELDLPLLAEIPLQARIQELGEAGTPVVLAEPGSPAALAFAALAAALQERTAAAAVRLPIVAS